In Aspergillus nidulans FGSC A4 chromosome II, a single window of DNA contains:
- a CDS encoding uncharacterized protein (transcript_id=CADANIAT00005229), producing the protein MADAITGFAAPTRKGMDARFAVSKFFAQSVVGRPLCAGCLEQGYECPGLGIASTYIS; encoded by the exons ATGGCAGATGCCATCACCGGCTTCGCCGCCCCGACGAGAAAAGGCATGGACGCCAGATTTGCGGTGTCGAAATTCTTCGCGCAATCCGTAGTTGGTCGACCACTGTGCGCAGGGTGTCTCGAACAAGGGTACGAATGCCCAGGGCTAGGG ATAGCCAGTACATACATTTCATAG
- a CDS encoding Gfo/Idh/MocA family protein (transcript_id=CADANIAT00005230) translates to MAALASMVGRIYQAFSPPQPPPKRGDALKFGILGAANIAPLALITPAKSHPEVIVQAVSARDRKKAEEFAKAHSIPEVRDSYEDILSDPNIDCVFIPLPNGLHFEWAVRAIRAGKHVLVEKPSVSNATEAEILFNLPELSQPNGPVILEAFHSRFFPAWSYFRSLIDPANIEHVNAVSMIPWWGTSKDDIHFNYNLSGGSMMAMGTYNMAALRMAFDAEPEECLSCEVHAYTDGVHDKCDYDFHATFRFPNGAIGEASSTLKGPTYWTPSHVTVTQKEVIIADETLPQTQVKVQQRQLTLHGFVHGIFWHRIDIKDIYQVRNRDTSKVIRGWEQTTYHKAYTFKEAGGEFADLPGEPFWMSYRHQLEQFVNRVKGRETQHWISGADSIAQMKMLDMAYEKSGLGRRPTSSFQVNKS, encoded by the exons ATGGCGGCCCTGGCATCTATGGTCGGTCGAATCTACCAGGCATTCAGCCCACCTCAACCGCCTCCTAAGCGCGGAGACGCTCTCAAGTTTGGCATTCTCGGAGCGGCCAATATTGC ACCACTGGCTCTGATCACTCCGGCGAAATCTCATCCTGAAGTCATCGTCCAAGCAGTGTCGGCTCGTGATcggaagaaggctgaggagttCGCAAAGGCCCATTCCATCCCGGAAGTCAGAGATTCATATGAGG ACATTCTCAGCGATCCCAACATCGACTGTGTTTTCATTCCGCTGCCTAACGGCCTACATTTTGAATGGGCTGTCCGAGCCATTCGGGCCGGTAAGCATGTGCTGGTTGAGAAGCCATCAGTGTCCAACGCGACCGAGGCGGAgatcctcttcaacctcccagAGTTGTCGCAGCCAAATGGTCCTGTCATTCTCGAGGCATTTCACAGTCGCTTCTTCCCGGCTTGGTCCTACTTCCGCTCTTTAATCGATCCGGCCAACATTGAGCATGTCAACGCAGTCTCGATGATCCCGTGGTGGGGGACCAGTAAGGATGACATCCACTTCAACTACAACCTCTCGGGTGGAAGCATGATGGCGATGGGCACTTACAACATGGCTGCGCTGCGGATGGCCTTTGACGCTGAGCCTGAGGAGTGTCTCAGTTGCGAGGTGCATGCATACACGGACGGGGTCCATGATAAGTGTGATTATGACTTTCATGCAACGTTCCGATTTCCCAACGGTGCTATCGGAGAGGCTTCAAGTACGTTGAAGGGGCCTACGTACTGGACTCCTTCGCATGTCACCGTGACCCAAAAAGAAGTCATTATCGCAGATGAGACTCTCCCTCAAACCCAAGTCAAAGTTCAACAGCGTCAGCTTACCCTCCACGGCTTTGTGCATGGGATCTTCTGGCATCGTATCGATATCAAGGACATCTACCAGGTCCGGAACCGAGATACAAGCAAGGTTATCCGTGGATGGGAGCAAACAACCTACCATAAGGCCTACACCTTCAAAGAGGCTGGAGGGGAATTCGCGGATCTTCCCGGTGAGCCTTTCTGGATGTCTTATCGACACCAATTGGAGCAATTTGTCAATCGAGTGAAGGGTCGGGAGACGCAACATTGGATTAGTGGTGCCGACTCCATTGCCCAAATGAAGATGCTGGATATGGCTTATGAAAAAAGTGGACTCGGCCGTCGGCCCACAAGTTCATTCCAGGTCAACAAGTCTTAA
- a CDS encoding MBL fold metallo-hydrolase (transcript_id=CADANIAT00005231) → MQHIVIDPNHLQPPTRDTGTDQVPRTLPPVKNSKVHPSKPGSENASIYFIGNATTILEWQGVRILTDPNFLHAGDHLHLGPGLTSTRRHNPAVELQELPRIDLVLLSHYHEDHFDRKVEESLRRNLPIVTTSHAKSVLTSRGPDSFTNVYDLDPFHQMMINFATKIEAKDQYMPSLRVTGMPGKHAPLGTAMESLNDIVGAIPPTNGWILELGYGHSADGFKVGYRVYISGDTLMFDELNEIPKLYGEHNIDLMIIHLGAAMVPSPSLAPFTLMVTMNAKQGVELMQLVKPDITIPVHFDDYDIMSESLEDFKAAVANAGLGCGVVYLDRGEEYRFSVRR, encoded by the exons ATGCAGCATATTGTAATTGACCCGAACCATCTCCAGCCGCCCACCCGCGATACCGGCACCGACCAGGTTCCGCGAACCCTGCCGCCAGtgaagaacagcaaggtGCACCCCAGCAAACCAGGCAGCGAGAATGCGTCGATCTATTTCATCGGGAATGCCACGACCATATT AGAATGGCAAGGTGTGCGTATCTTGACAGAT CCCAACTTCCTCCACGCTGGCGACCACCTTCACCTTGGACCTGGGTTGACATCAACCCGGAGACACAACCCGGCAGTTgagctgcaggagctgcCGCGCATTGATTTAGTCCTGCTGTCACATTATCACGA AGACCACTTTGACCGCAAAGTTGAAGAATCCCTACGGCGTAACCTACCTATCGTGACAACAAGCCATGCGAAGTCTGTCTTGACCTCTAGAGGCCCAGACTCATTTACGAATGTCTATGACCTGGACCCTTTCCACCAAATGATGATCAACTTTGCGACCAAGATAGAGGCAAAGGACCAGTATATGCCAAGCCTGCGGGTAACGGGGATGCCCGGGAAGCACGCTCCTTTGGGCACGGCAATGGAGAGTCTGAACGATATCGTCGGGGCG ATCCCTCCAACAAATGGCTGGATTCTAGAGCTTGGCTACGGCCATAGCGCGGACGGATTTAAAGTGGGCTACCGGGTCTACATCTCGGGCGATACCTTGATGTTTGATGAGCTCAACGAGATCCCGAAGCTATACGGAGAGCATAATATTGACCTCATGATAATCCATCTAGGTGCTGCCATGGTACCGTCACCATCGCTAGCACCATTCACCCTGATGGTCACGATGAACGCAAAACAGGGGGTAGAGCTGATGCAGTTGGTTAAGCCGGACATCACTATTCCAGTTCACTTCGATGACTATGATATCATGTCGGAGTCGCTGGAGGACTTCAAGGCGGCTGTTGCAAACGCAGGCTTGGGCTGTGGTGTCGTGTACCTGGATCGGGGGGAGGAGTACCGCTTTTCCGTAAGACGTTAG
- a CDS encoding flavohemoglobin fhbB (transcript_id=CADANIAT00005232), whose amino-acid sequence MLKNVLRRGALRLVRQRASYATSALTPQQKQIVKATIPALEQHGVTITTLFYKEMLERHPELNNIFNSSHQATGVQPAALAHAVWAYASNIDHPEALATAVSRIGHKHASLGVRSEHYPIVGEHLLRAIKKVLGDAVTPPVADAWTAAYQQLADIFISFEDDLYKQATQTPGGWTGWRKFVIADKVHESEEIISFQLVPQDNGRLPTYKPGQFVSVRCFVPELGVYQPRQYSLSDIPNQRYFQISVKKEFASGARPAGRISNVLHESLPKGSEVEISMPFGDFVLDTNATTPVVLMSGGVGLTPMMSMLKTVTNNSKSRPAVFVHAVRNGRVHAMKETLANIMTDNPQVKRAIFYEQVEEGDKQGVDYDYVGRVDVSKIKDLVFLPDADYYICGPSPFMKAQSEALETLGVRPDRIHMEVFGSPTP is encoded by the coding sequence ATGCTGAAGAATGTGTTGCGACGCGGTGCACTGCGTCTGGTGCGTCAACGCGCATCGTATGCGACCAGTGCTCTCACCCCCCAGCAAAAGCAGATTGTCAAGGCAACAATCCCAGCGCTCGAACAGCACGGCGTCACGATAACGACTCTCTTCTACAAagagatgctggagaggcACCCTGAGCTGAATAATATCTTCAACTCCTCGCACCAAGCGACCGGCGTGCAGCCTGCCGCTCTTGCTCATGCTGTCTGGGCCTATGCTAGTAACATTGATCACCCCGAGGCTCTTGCTACTGCAGTCTCGCGCATTGGCCATAAACATGCCAGTCTGGGTGTCCGCTCGGAGCACTATCCGATCGTCGGCGAGCATCTGCTGCGGGCTATCAagaaggtgctgggcgaTGCCGTGACACCGCCGGTCGCGGACGCCTGGACTGCAGCATACCAGCAGCTCGCAGACATTTTCATTTCTTTTGAAGACGACCTCTACAAGCAGGCGACCCAGACCCCCGGAGGGTGGACGGGGTGGCGCAAGTTCGTCATCGCCGACAAGGTGCacgagagcgaggagatcatctccttccagcttgTTCCCCAAGATAATGGTCGCCTCCCGACGTATAAACCAGGCCAGTTTGTGAGCGTGCGCTGCTTTGTTCCAGAACTCGGCGTCTACCAGCCGCGACAGTACAGTCTGTCTGATATTCCAAATCAACGGTACTTCCAGATCTCCGTTAAAAAGGAGTTTGCGTCCGGTGCTCGTCCTGCCGGTCGTATTTCCAATGTTCTACATGAATCGCTCCCCAAGGGCTCTGAAGTCGAGATCAGCATGCCCTTTGGTGATTTTGTGCTCGATACCAATGCCACCACTCCAGTTGTTCTGATGAGTGGTGGTGTCGGCTTAACACCGATGATGTCCATGCTAAAGACCGTTACCAACAATTCCAAATCGCGACCGGCCGTATTCGTGCACGCGGTGCGCAACGGACGCGTCCACGCGATGAAGGAGACGCTAGCCAATATCATGACTGACAATCCACAGGTGAAGAGGGCCATCTTCTATGAGCAGGTGGAGGAAGGCGACAAGCAAGGTGTGGACTATGACTATGTTGGACGTGTCGATGTATCTAAGATCAAAGACCTGGTGTTCTTGCCGGACGCAGACTACTACATCTGCGGCCCATCGCCGTTCATGAAGGCGCAGAGTGAGGCGCTGGAGACATTGGGAGTTCGCCCTGATCGCATCCATATGGAAGTCTTTGGGTCGCCGACTCCATAA
- a CDS encoding uncharacterized protein (transcript_id=CADANIAT00005233), which produces MQYLDNYAVDQILINLTKDEATEFRKLIEKTFEDFSISGERLYQLDPSAITRPTGQRTLFRPFTLDSSGHLTGILDSEEVTGYRTSMNAMVPFTWRVNVENIVIFGAGMQALRHTRLILTLRGSEAFGSWQSNMIELDPKILHHIIAADGGYNPISGEDTGVVLVDDRHYALQNSGEAVQSKLKAENMVELDQILALMNWKIGFVNDRQIKQTQWFI; this is translated from the exons ATGCAGTATCTGGATAACTATGCCGTTGATCAAATACTGATTAACCTCACTAAAGACGAAGCTACCGAATTTCGAAAGCTTATTGAGAAAACCTTTGAGGACTTTTCTATTAGCGGCGAGCGTCTGTACCAGCTCGATCCTAGTGCCATTACTCGCCCAACTGGACAACGCACTCTTTTCAGGCCCTTTACTTTAGACTCGAGC GGCCATCTCACGGGCATATTAGATTCCGAAGAAGTGACTGGCTACCGAACTTCCATGAATGCCATGGTGCCTTTCACTTGGAGAGTCAATGTTGAAAATATTGTCATTTTTGGTGCTGGCATGCAGGCCCTGAGGCACACGCGCCTTATCCTGACCTTAAGAGGCTCTGAG GCCTTCGGCTCCTGGCAATCGAACATGATCGAGCTGGATCCCAAAATACTGCATCATATTATCGCTGCCGATGGTGGCTACAACCCGATCAGCGGCGAGGACACGGGGGTGGTGCTGGTTGACGACCGCCACTACGCTCTTCAAAATTCAGGAGAGGCGGTTCAGAGCAAGCTCAAGGCCGAAAACATGGTTGAGCTCGACCAGATACTTGCCCTGATGAACTGGAAGATTGGATTTGTCAATGACCGGCAGATTAAGCAGACACAGTGGTTTATCTAA
- a CDS encoding uncharacterized protein (transcript_id=CADANIAT00005234): MILQHVYVLAFLQFLFLIQASSAGYTPLQTYHNADKDTTIAIKRALDSAKGTTYTLNETKLTKSWADATLFSAGISSSTNASVASEDATLDLEGGLAVVCAACYINGSVSGFLTVENDFNITQAIDNVVDEVANVTESAIDQLETFVDDLIGNVTDIDSISDFDFPAWPTLDLDLDLDDADGFPDVHAQFEFNDLELYVELDIQLSAGATYTLNLFTSQSVAGFSIPGLEAGALFKVSLVLIAQAEIDISSGFHIKLDDAFALELELFNKNVSQISMPGGRMEFLPVVIEGHGSLQALLLLEASVGFEIASPNSILADIASFSAGIGAEVFAYVGDFLVQADASTSDDADCAVEVVAEYTLAVGAAAGATVAVAEYEWGPAPSTTVPIFYTTLASICAGSKTSSPTTTPVSTLEERDNDLEKTTTTVSTTSTYTMVSCSSKGLVNCPVRLQSTTSVERALTTVLTVGPNMEATFPVDTFTTLEGAISFGNNVRTFGALSGTPVSYVPPQPTSSETGSAESVGSADDGGNSNKTQLIIGLSVGLGVPAVIAIAIGLWWLSYKHKGSRIKQDGVTAASPGQEQGAKQPMTTVSAT, translated from the exons ATGATCCTCCAACACGTTTACGTGCTTGCTTTCCTTcaattcctcttcctcattcaAGCCTCCAGTGCAGGATACACCCCTCTGCAAACGTACCATAATGCTGACAAAGACACAACTATTGCCATCAAGCGGGCCCTGGACTCCGCTAAGGGCACAACGTACACGCTTAATGAAACGAAATTGACGAAAAGTTGGGCTGACGCTACCCTATTCTCCGCTGGAATAAG TTCCAGTACAAATGCCTCTGTTGCATCAGAGGATGCAACACTAGACCTCGAGGGAGGTCTTGCAGTTGTTTGCGCAGCATGTTATATCAATGGGTCTGTCAGCGGTTTCTTGACCGTGGAGAACGACTTCAATATTACCCAGGCAATAGATAATGTCGTGGATGAGGTTGCAAACGTGACAGAGTCGGCAATTGACCAGCTCGAAACTTTTGTTGATGATTTAATCGGCAACGTCACTGATATTGACAGTATCTCGGATTTCGACTTTCCTGCCTGGCCGACCCTcgacttggacttggacCTCGATGATGCAGACGGGTTCCCAGATGTACATGCGCAATTTGAATTCAACGACTTAGAGCTTTATGTGGAGCTGGATATCCAGTTGTCCGCTGGGGCAACATATACGTTGAACTTATTTACGTCGCAGAGTGTTGCTGGCTtctccattcctggccttgagGCAGGCGCGCTGTTCAAAGTCTCGCTGGTGCTGATCGCCCAGGCGGAAATTGACATCAGCAGTGGGTTTCATATTAAACTTGACGATGCGTTTGCGTTAGAGTTGGAACTGTTCAACAAGAATGTCTCGCAAATTTCAAT GCCCGGTGGAAGAATGGAATTTCTTCCAGTAGTCATTGAAGGCCACGGTAGCCTACAAGCCCTACTCCTACTGGAAGCCAGCGTTGGGTTTGAGATTGCAAGTCCGAACTCAATCTTGGCCGACATTGCCAGTTTTAGTGCTGGAATAGGCGCTGAAGTCTTCGCTTATGTGGGCGACTTTCTCGTGCAGGCTGATGCTTCTACTAGCGACGATGCAGACTGTGCAGTCGAAGTTGTTGCCGAATATACTCTTGCCGTGGGCGCAGCTGCGGGTGCAACtgtcgctgttgctgagTATGAATGGGGCCCTGCGCCTAGTACCACCGTTCCTATTTTCTATACCACCCTGGCGAGCATTTGTGCTGGAAGCAAGACGTCTTCACCGACTACTACACCCGTTTCCACACTAGAAGAGCGGGACAATGATCTCGAGAAGACGACAACTACAGTGTCCACCACATCAACGTACACCATGGTGTCCTGCTCCTCAAAGGGTCTCGTCAACTGTCCTGTCCGCCTGCAGAGTACAACATCTGTTGAGCGAGCATTGACGACAGTTCTAACTGTAGGACCAAATATGGAAGCCACCTTCCCCGTGGATACTTTTACTACCCTGGAAGGTGCTATTTCCTTTGGGAACAATGTTCGCACTTTCGGTGCCTTGTCCGGGACGCCGGTTTCCTATGTTCCCCCACAACCGACTTCTTCAGAAACTGGTAGTGCTGAAAGTGTTGGCTCAGCCGACGATGGCGGCAATTCTAACAAGACTCAACTTATTATTGGCTTGAGCGTGGGACTGGGAGTTCCGGCCGTCATAGCTATAGCGATTGGGTTATG GTGGCTTTCTTATAAACATAAGGGATCTCGTATCAAACAAGATGGGGTGACAGCGGCCTCTCCAGGTCAGGAGCAGGGTGCGAAACAGCCAATGACAACAGTGAGCGCTACCTGA
- a CDS encoding Hsp70 family protein (transcript_id=CADANIAT00005235), with amino-acid sequence MSTWVEERFPDIVVGIDFGMTCTGCVAYTIGPEWGPPKTIQRWPGKLLSELANKVPTSLVYRPDGKTPAEWGFGCDTEDNTSEIKEFFKLHLAPQSASESESTGTSITRKEARRWFQDYISCIYKHVVTHFHGSIPGFEKMRVEFIFSVPTTWKDVRLIEDIRRLIAEAIKAGAPNHWACIGLTEAEAAAVYACHRRYDPGLRLGWRDYGEIAPMDSLIVERLSKVRDELEHTPEHVAWKMLSGRFQRLKCAFGTDVARTPMLSLEVPFLKNSRTDLPVAGIYDGQMSIEWEHIQRSFDKKINEMCELLDRQIQNMETKYPQDRISYLILSGGFGSSPYVRDRLHQRYAVPGVAKHPNVLGLQVLMAEEPQLAVVHGLLLDRIQQLKRGVVMFGSRRSPVSYGIICDLIYDPEKHIGEPVRRDPRDNNLYAIDQIEWLIIQGHTVPHTGISKDFQLKIKPGEEHLPWKVHVVMSTNPPDLLPQSMKGKGAQHVCSLDISTDDVDRKMKNRRWYNMRPRYWRALFEVRVVVGAADLTFQLWSKDQRIRSSQHEPIRVQWMPAAANE; translated from the exons ATGTCGACATGGGTAGAAGAGCGGTTTCCAGACATTGTGGTGGGGATTGATTTTGGCATGACATGCACAGGTT GTGTCGCCTACACGATCGGTCCGGAATGGGGTCCACCCAAAACGATCCAGCGATGGCCTGGCAAGCTGCTCAGCGAACTTGCCAACAAAGTCCCGACGAGTCTTGTTTACCGGCCAGACGGAAAGACGCCTGCAGAATGGGGATTCGGTTGCGATACGGAAGACAATACATCAGAGATAAAGGAGTTCTTCAAGCTGCATTTGGCACCGCAGAGCgcgagcgagagcgagagcaCGGGAACGAGCATAACGAGGAAGGAAGCCCGGCGCTGGTTCCAGGATTACATATCGTGCATTTATAAGCATGTTGTGACTCATTTTCACGGGTCTATTCCGGGATTCGAGAAGATGCGCGTAGAATTCATCTTCAGCGTGCCGACGACATGGAAAGATGTTCGCTTGATTGAGGACATACGCAGGCTGATTGCCGAGGCAATCAAGGCCGGGGCTCCTAACCACTGGGCTTGTATTGGACTCACAGAGGCTGAGGCGGCAGCGGTATATGCCTGTC ACCGGAGATACGATCCTGGTTTGCGACTCGGGTGGAGGGACTACGGTGAGATTGCTCCTATGGATTC GCTTATCGTTGAACGGCTGTCTAAAGTAAGGGATGAATTAGAGCACACACCTGAACATGTTGCATGGAAGATGCTATCGGGTCGCTTCCAGCGGTTAAAATGCGCCTTTGGAACTGACGTCGCACGCACACCCATGCTCAGCCTTGAAGTGCCCTTCTTAAAAAACTCGAGAACTGATTTACCAGTTGCCGGTATCTACGATGGTCAGATGAGTATTGAATG GGAACACATTCAGCGTTCCTTTGACAAGAAAATCAACGAAATGTGCGAGCTACTTGACCGCCAGATCCAGAACATGGAGACAAAATATCCTCAAGATCGTATT TCATATCTTATTCTCTCGGGTGGGTTTGGAAGCTCTCCCTACGTTAGGGATCGTCTACATCAACGATATGCAGTTCCAGGAGTAGCGAAGCATCCCAATGTCCTCGGCCTGCAGGTGCTCATGGCGGAAGAGCCACAGCTTGCGGTTGTCCATGGACTGCTTCTTGACCGAATCCAGCAGTTGAAACGCGGAGTGGTGATGTTTGGGTCCAGACGGTCACCGGTCAGCTACGGCATTATCTGTGACCTGATATATGATCCGGAAAAGCATATAGGAGAGCCAGTCCGGCGAGATCCAAGAGACAACAATCTTTATGCCATTGACCAGATTGAGTGGCTGATCATCCAG GGCCACACTGTTCCTCACACGGGTATATCAAAGGATTTTCAGCTCAAGATAAAGCCCGGCGAGGAGCATCTTCCTTGGAAAGTCCATGTCGTCATGTCCACGAATCCCCCCGATTTGCTACCACAGAGCATGAAGGGCAAAGGCGCGCAGCATGTCTGTAGTTTAGACATCAGTACGGATGACGTGGACCGGAAAATGAAGAATAGAAGGTGGTATAACATGCGTCCGCGGTATTGGCGCGCTTTATTTGAGGTTCGAGTGGTCGTTGGCGCGGCGGATCTGACGTTTCAGCTATGGTCAAAGGACCAAAGGATTCGAAGTAGCCAGCATGAGCCGATAAGGGTGCAATGGATGCCAGCGGCGGCAAATGAATGA
- a CDS encoding uncharacterized protein (transcript_id=CADANIAT00005236) produces the protein MDYSTAGEGPFTTTIPGSTEPITGTSFTIYPTDTTIPTTTRYVLLSSQAIDVITTYQPDAAGSYVSVGETTVTTTLTDLPSTETGSSTETADATPPPTTTPTTPMTTPMTTPTSESTRQASTTTRPTSGTQTVDSNTSSQASANETSNGTLAGAIVGSIVGTALLTFLLAFLFFRRRRARSAAKELEHGVGLRSKSGATVSTAAISNENSSDSFSLAAIIPQSADDETVRSRILTIIDHASLHVDNYYGARSPYPQITPGTRARLAEYDSGHLPGSLDTMLGQRGVSRKVITHALVYRLLQAIRPGGELLPKLLATQPQVDQSPASTENALFAWRMVTAHLYNQDAYNKGPTHTAARDQTASSLAADFTSAFSPYALTTFSESDRVSHLGKLTISTAELGIWLFSQPCTFEFVWNKSQNEFTVVPQVIKTFDEQGKRLPRPQVLIEAVQERYPSTV, from the exons ATGGATTATTCtacagcaggagaaggcCCATTCACTACAACTATTCCCGGATCTACCGAGCCGATAACTGGGACTTCGTTCACTATTTATCCCACAGATACTACAATTCCAACCACAACGCGTTATGTCTTGCTGAGTTCGCAGGCCATCGACGTAATCACAACCTACCAGCCAGATGCGGCCGGTTCCTATGTGTCAGTGGGAGAAACTACAGTAACCACCACTCTCACCGATCTGCCATCCACGGAGACGGGGTCATCCACAGAAACTGCGGACGCAACACCGCCCCCAACGACAACCCCGACTACCCCAATGACAACCCCAATGACAACCCCGACGTCAGAGTCAACAAGACAAGCCTCTACGACTACAAGGCCGACCTCAGGCACACAAACAGTCGACTCCAACACCTCATCCCAGGCCTCTGCCAATGAAACCAGCAATGGAACCCTCGCGGGGGCGATTGTCGGGAGCATTGTTGGTACTGCACTCCTAACATTTCTTCTAGCattcttgttcttccggCGTCGCCGAGCACGTTCAGCGGCCAAAGAGCTCGAGCATGGCGTAGgcttgaggtcgaagtccGGTGCAACCGTGAGCACCGCTGCTATTTCTAATGAGAATTCAAGTGACAGTTTCTCCTTAGCGGCCATCATTCCCCAGTCAGCCGACGACGAGACCGTCCGCAGCCGGATTCTTACAATAATCGACCATGCCAGTCTGCACGTCGACAACTACTACGGGGCTAGGTCCCCCTATCCTCAAATCACCCCGGGTACTCGGGCTCGGTTAGCGGAATATGATTCAGGTCATCTACCAGGATCACTCGATACCATGCTCGGGCAGCGCGGCGTCTCGCGCAAGGTCATTACCCACGCTCTAGTCTACAGACTACTGCAAGCGATTCGCCCTGGGGGCGAGCTTTTACCGAAACTACTGGCAACCCAGCCACAAGTTGACCAGTCTCCCGCGT CCACTGAGAATGCGCTGTTCGCTTGGCGCATGGTGACCGCGCATCTCTACAACCAAGACGCATACAATAAAGGTCCAACTCATACCGCCGCCCGAGATCAAACTGCAAGCAGCCTCGCCGCCGATTTCACATCCGCGTTTTCCCCGTACGCTCTGACAACGTTTTCAGAGAGCGACCGCGTCTCTCACCTCGGCAAGCTCACAATTTCCACAGCAGAACTTGGCATTTGGCTCTTTTCTCAACCTTGCACGTTTGAGTTCGTGTGGAATAAGAGCCAGAATGAGTTTACAGTTGTGCCACAGGTTATCAAAACGTTTGATGAGCAGGGTAAACGTCTGCCAAGGCCGCAAGTTCTTATTGAGGCGGTACAGGAAAGGTATCCAAGCACGGTCTAA
- a CDS encoding uncharacterized protein (transcript_id=CADANIAT00005237) — MTSQSQSRPRFYRNLQNLGEKSVLTLTNLRQKHSTVSISDSKSQSSTHSSDIARYQNENPSPNSGTNTNKQASSHTISVALDRIQSSSSQAKSRLSVAVPSILASLSNTAAPTTPNNPTSSLLTLNRHIETQSTQARHLFTQKSHLLSQNEREWIGATISDTEDAIREVLKITETFRVDQELNNGHVGMKSQIRWLVRDSRRAKEERERLMLCHASLMGVIGRLQSLHLPNEAQMGLVQDAARQHETEGDSERGTVGGPPEPSAPGPIYGSSLSSTEPRPKSPVWDLSVQLQDAGMEVAVTEPALLLPNSPVSAAPHSTSISAAEFPMQSDEVAPEKLDDELLDMLSWRWAQGRQS, encoded by the coding sequence ATGACatcccagagccagagccgtCCCAGATTCTACCGCAATTTGCAGAACCTCGGGGAGAAGAGCGTATTGACGTTGACCAACCTGAGGCAAAAACACTCAACGGTTTCGATTTCCGACTCCAAATCCCAGTCGTCAACACATAGCAGCGACATCGCAAGATACCAGAATGAAAATCCTAGTCCAAACTCAGGCACAAATACCAACAAGCAAGCATCATCGCACACCATTAGCGTAGCGCTCGACAGAATACagtcctcatcatcacagGCGAAATCGCGACTCTCCGTCGCCGTCCCCAGCATCCTCGCCTCCTTGTCTAACACCGCAGCTCCAACCACACCGAACAACCCAACATCCTCTTTACTTACTCTAAATCGTCACATCGAAACCCAATCCACGCAAGCACGCCATCTCTTCACGCAAAAGTCACACCTCCTCTCCCAGAATGAGCGAGAATGGATCGGAGCCACGATCTCTGATACGGAAGATGCGATACGGGAGGTTCTTAAAATTACAGAGACGTTCAGGGTAGACCAAGAGCTTAACAATGGGCATGTTGGGATGAAATCTCAAATACGGTGGTTGGTCCGAGATTCGAGACGCgcgaaagaggaaagagagcgGTTAATGCTCTGTCATGCAAGCCTGATGGGGGTTATAGGCAGATTACAgtctctccatctccccaACGAAGCGCAAATGGGACTCGTTCAGGATGCGGCACGCCAACATGAAACGGAAGGGGACTCAGAAAGGGGAACAGTAGGCGGACCACCTGAGCCCTCAGCCCCTGGGCCAATATACGGATCGTCTCTGTCTAGCACTGAACCGAGGCCCAAAAGTCCTGTATGGGATTTATCAGTCCAGTTACAGGATGCTGGCATGGAGGTGGCCGTTACAGAGCCTGCGCTCTTACTCCCAAATTCCCCGGTGTCGGCGGCACCGCACTCAACGTCTATCTCCGCAGCTGAGTTTCCCATGCAAAGTGATGAGGTAGCACCTGAGAAGCTAGATGATGAGCTCTTGGACATGTTATCTTGGCGGTGGGCTCAAGGGAGGCAGTCATAA